A genomic segment from [Flavobacterium] thermophilum encodes:
- the echA8_5 gene encoding Probable enoyl-CoA hydratase echA8, translating to MNFFRVAKEEFVAVVTFSRPPANALASAVLKELSTLLDELEIDPDVRVVLLHGEGRFFSAGADIKEFTSIASVEEASGLSRNGQLVMERIERFSKPVIAAIHGAALGGGLELAMSCHIRIVAENAKLGLPELQLGIIPGFAGTQRLVRYVGFGKAAEMMWTSEPITGAEAVQWGLANKAVPEERLLDEAKALAKKIAAKSPLSVRAVIELLNAAKEKTFVEAVREEAEWFGRVFGSEDAKEGVQAFLEKRPPVFKGK from the coding sequence ATGAATTTTTTTCGCGTAGCGAAAGAGGAGTTCGTCGCCGTCGTGACGTTTTCGCGGCCGCCGGCGAACGCTCTTGCATCCGCTGTTTTGAAAGAGCTTTCAACCTTGTTGGACGAGCTTGAGATCGACCCGGACGTGCGCGTCGTGCTGCTCCATGGCGAAGGAAGATTTTTCTCAGCCGGCGCTGACATCAAAGAATTCACGTCCATCGCTTCCGTCGAGGAGGCATCCGGCTTGTCGCGCAACGGCCAACTCGTGATGGAGCGGATCGAACGCTTTTCCAAACCAGTCATTGCGGCGATTCACGGCGCGGCGCTTGGCGGTGGATTGGAGTTGGCCATGAGCTGCCATATCCGCATCGTGGCGGAAAACGCTAAACTCGGCCTGCCGGAGCTGCAGCTCGGCATCATCCCCGGATTTGCTGGCACGCAGCGGCTTGTGCGCTACGTCGGCTTTGGCAAGGCAGCCGAAATGATGTGGACGAGCGAGCCGATTACCGGCGCAGAGGCTGTGCAATGGGGGCTTGCCAACAAGGCGGTGCCGGAAGAGCGGCTTCTTGACGAGGCCAAAGCGCTGGCGAAAAAGATCGCCGCCAAAAGTCCGCTTTCCGTTCGGGCGGTTATTGAGTTGCTTAACGCCGCCAAGGAAAAAACGTTCGTTGAGGCCGTGCGCGAGGAAGCGGAATGGTTTGGCCGCGTGTTTGGATCCGAGGATGCAAAAGAAGGCGTGCAGGCGTTTTTGGAAAAACGGCCGCCCGTCTTTAAAGGAAAATAA
- the galE_2 gene encoding UDP-glucose 4-epimerase, producing MKVVVTGGAGFIGSHLAAHLHEQGHEVAAIDCFHPYYPVERKERQFHALTGGRVPLVRLDLLDGERTKRWLVEFRPDVVYHLAALPGVPYSLEEPLAYIDYDIKATVNVLAAAGEAGAAHVLFASSSSVYGDRGNVPLREEMADGRVVSPYAAAKYGAESFCHAYAHLYGYQMTIFRYFTVYGPWGRPDMAIGTFLRRLLAGEEIVVYGKGTARDYTYIDDIVEGMIAALHRSGGRSEVFNLGAGAPVTMEQLLAELRKHFPDLKIVHAPERKGDVKATWADITKAERAFGYKPKVAFAEGLAHTVAWAREYER from the coding sequence ATGAAAGTGGTGGTGACCGGGGGAGCGGGATTTATTGGCAGTCATTTGGCCGCTCATCTGCATGAACAAGGTCATGAAGTGGCAGCGATCGATTGTTTTCATCCGTACTATCCTGTTGAGCGGAAGGAGCGGCAGTTTCACGCGCTCACCGGCGGTCGGGTGCCGCTTGTCCGCTTGGATTTGCTTGATGGGGAGCGAACGAAAAGGTGGCTGGTCGAGTTTCGCCCCGATGTCGTCTACCATTTGGCGGCGCTGCCGGGCGTGCCGTATTCCCTCGAGGAGCCGCTCGCGTATATCGATTATGACATCAAAGCGACGGTCAATGTGTTGGCGGCGGCGGGGGAAGCGGGTGCGGCGCACGTGCTGTTTGCCTCATCGTCATCGGTGTACGGCGACCGCGGCAACGTCCCGCTCCGGGAAGAGATGGCTGACGGCCGCGTCGTTTCGCCGTATGCGGCGGCGAAATACGGAGCGGAGTCGTTTTGTCATGCCTATGCCCATTTGTATGGCTACCAAATGACGATTTTTCGCTATTTCACCGTTTACGGGCCGTGGGGTCGTCCGGATATGGCGATCGGCACGTTTTTGCGCCGATTGCTGGCGGGCGAGGAGATTGTCGTATATGGCAAAGGAACGGCGCGTGATTATACGTACATCGATGATATTGTGGAGGGCATGATCGCAGCACTTCACCGCAGCGGTGGGCGAAGCGAAGTGTTCAACTTGGGCGCCGGGGCGCCCGTCACCATGGAGCAGCTGCTCGCTGAGTTGCGGAAGCACTTTCCCGATCTGAAAATCGTGCACGCGCCGGAGCGGAAAGGCGATGTGAAAGCGACATGGGCGGACATCACGAAGGCGGAGCGGGCGTTTGGTTACAAGCCGAAGGTGGCGTTTGCCGAAGGGCTCGCCCACACGGTGGCGTGGGCGCGTGAATATGAGCGGTAA
- the etfA gene encoding Electron transfer flavoprotein large subunit translates to MARKVLTLAEVRDGSLRNVSFEAIAAAKTIAEGGEVVSVLVGDQVQAHANELIYRGADRVVVIEHPNLKFYTSDGYSQALKAVIDKEQPEGIVFGHTALGKDLSPKLAIKLDAGLVSDVIAVEEAGGNIVFTRPIYSGKAFEKKIVTDGIIFATVRPNNIAPLERDESRSGSVEALAVEIKDLRAIVKEVVRKTAEGVDLTEAKVIVAGGRGVKSAEGFKPLQELAEVLGGAVGASRGACDAGYCDYSLQIGQTGKVVTPDLYIACGISGAIQHLAGMSNSKVIVAINKDPEANIFKVADYGIVGDLFEVVPLLTEEFKKLKVHS, encoded by the coding sequence ATGGCACGTAAAGTATTGACCTTAGCAGAAGTGCGGGACGGATCGCTGCGGAACGTTTCGTTTGAGGCTATTGCGGCCGCCAAAACGATCGCCGAAGGCGGGGAAGTCGTCTCGGTGCTCGTCGGCGACCAAGTGCAGGCGCATGCGAACGAACTCATTTACCGCGGTGCGGACCGCGTCGTCGTCATCGAACATCCGAATTTGAAATTTTATACATCAGATGGCTATTCGCAAGCGTTAAAAGCCGTGATTGACAAAGAGCAGCCGGAAGGCATCGTCTTCGGCCATACGGCGCTTGGCAAAGACTTGTCGCCGAAATTGGCCATCAAGCTCGACGCCGGCCTTGTGTCCGACGTCATCGCCGTCGAAGAGGCGGGCGGCAACATCGTTTTCACGCGTCCGATCTACTCCGGAAAAGCGTTTGAAAAGAAAATCGTCACCGATGGCATCATCTTCGCGACCGTGCGTCCGAACAACATCGCGCCGCTTGAGCGCGACGAGTCGCGCTCAGGCAGCGTGGAAGCGCTCGCCGTCGAGATCAAAGACTTGCGCGCGATTGTCAAAGAGGTCGTCCGCAAAACGGCGGAAGGCGTCGACTTGACGGAGGCGAAAGTGATCGTCGCCGGCGGCCGCGGCGTCAAAAGCGCCGAAGGCTTTAAGCCGCTCCAAGAGCTCGCCGAAGTGTTGGGCGGTGCGGTCGGCGCTTCGCGCGGGGCGTGCGATGCCGGCTATTGCGACTACTCGCTGCAAATCGGGCAAACAGGAAAAGTCGTCACGCCGGACCTTTACATCGCTTGCGGCATCTCAGGCGCCATCCAGCATTTAGCGGGGATGTCCAACTCGAAAGTCATCGTCGCCATTAACAAAGACCCGGAAGCCAACATCTTTAAAGTCGCGGACTACGGCATTGTCGGCGATTTGTTCGAAGTCGTTCCGCTCCTCACCGAAGAGTTCAAAAAACTGAAAGTGCATTCGTAA
- the etfB gene encoding Electron transfer flavoprotein small subunit: MNIFVLMKRTFDTEEKISIVNGKINEEGAEFIINPYDEYAIEEAIQVRDKHGGEVTVVTVGSEEAEKELRTALAMGCDKAVLINIDDDVEEQDQYTTAKVLAEYLKDKNPDLILAGNVAIDGGSGQVGPRVAELLGIPYVTTITKLDIADGGKVTVVRDVEGDEEIIETSLPLLVTAQQGLNEPRYPSLPGIMKAKKKPLEELELDDLDLDEDDVEAKTKTIEVFLPPKREAGKILQGEIADQVKELVQLLRSEAKVV, from the coding sequence ATGAACATTTTTGTGTTGATGAAACGCACGTTTGACACGGAAGAAAAAATCTCCATCGTCAACGGCAAGATTAACGAGGAAGGGGCAGAATTCATCATCAATCCGTACGACGAATACGCCATTGAAGAAGCGATTCAAGTGCGCGACAAACACGGCGGCGAAGTGACGGTCGTCACCGTCGGCAGCGAAGAGGCGGAAAAAGAACTCCGCACAGCGCTCGCCATGGGTTGCGACAAAGCGGTGCTCATCAACATTGACGATGATGTCGAAGAACAAGACCAATATACGACGGCGAAAGTGCTCGCTGAATACTTAAAAGACAAAAACCCGGACTTGATTTTAGCCGGCAACGTCGCCATTGACGGCGGTTCCGGGCAAGTCGGCCCGCGCGTTGCGGAATTGCTCGGCATTCCGTATGTGACGACGATCACGAAGCTCGACATTGCCGACGGCGGCAAAGTGACCGTCGTGCGCGATGTCGAAGGGGATGAGGAAATCATCGAAACGTCGCTGCCGCTCCTTGTCACCGCTCAACAAGGCTTGAACGAACCGCGCTATCCGTCGCTGCCGGGGATCATGAAAGCGAAAAAGAAACCGCTTGAAGAGCTAGAGCTTGACGATTTGGACCTCGACGAAGACGATGTTGAAGCGAAGACGAAAACGATTGAAGTGTTCTTGCCGCCGAAGCGCGAAGCGGGCAAAATTTTGCAAGGCGAGATCGCCGATCAAGTGAAGGAACTCGTTCAGCTGCTCCGCTCCGAAGCGAAAGTGGTATAA
- the trxA_2 gene encoding Thioredoxin → MAIVNATDQTFAAETKDGLTLVDFWAPWCGPCRMIAPVLEELDREMGDKVKIVKVNVDENQETASKFGVMSIPTLLVFKNGELVDKAIGYQPKEALVQLVGKHVS, encoded by the coding sequence ATGGCGATTGTCAACGCCACTGACCAAACGTTCGCCGCAGAAACGAAAGACGGCCTCACGCTCGTTGACTTTTGGGCGCCATGGTGCGGCCCGTGCCGCATGATCGCTCCGGTGCTGGAAGAGCTTGACCGCGAAATGGGCGACAAAGTGAAAATCGTCAAAGTGAATGTCGATGAAAACCAAGAAACAGCGTCGAAGTTCGGCGTCATGAGCATTCCGACGCTGCTCGTGTTCAAAAACGGCGAACTTGTCGATAAAGCGATCGGCTATCAGCCGAAAGAGGCGCTTGTGCAGCTGGTTGGCAAACATGTGTCATAA
- a CDS encoding putative mutase, with protein MEKGKGEAMKEASRFEKIAARCWNLLNEGKPFTPIFVVGTMMIYHAADWMGGSWGWLLGLAAALPLFVIYYVYDYPLFLRNYLWIPYVVFLIVWSFADASLLLLASGLYFFFTVFFWGTLYYHLRIGTSWWNFTRFWKLVLKNSDSTSGNAQEQLPKCFLLLSVWEYASQQIDQGAALAPLCGALWLFAAGVWLFSWILHRNLFDWQPEIIPTYTNNVPSPTVPVSDKVYVIVIDGMRKDRFEAANAPFLKRLRAQGTEFAQMETVYPARTVVCFTSMLTGTYPFEHGIRSNMVWKLGAKVETIFDSLRKAGKTGRLLGIAHLVDSFGDDVETVTAVMPNELADRYIIERAKRIVEEQHPDLLVVQLIATDQTGHSRGVLYDEYIEKIEEADALIAEFVGWLEERGELERATLIVCADHGQADGIGGHGHLDEGERYVPFFLYGPAIEAGKRVDEKKSLVSLAPTIAYLLGAPYPSHSRGPVLIEAMRKEESDEEAARHRLFAGAQ; from the coding sequence ATGGAGAAAGGAAAGGGAGAGGCGATGAAAGAAGCATCACGATTCGAAAAAATCGCGGCGCGCTGCTGGAATTTGTTGAACGAAGGGAAACCGTTCACGCCGATTTTTGTCGTGGGAACGATGATGATCTACCATGCCGCTGATTGGATGGGCGGCTCATGGGGGTGGCTGCTCGGTCTGGCGGCGGCGTTGCCGCTGTTTGTCATCTACTATGTCTACGATTATCCATTGTTTTTGCGCAATTATTTATGGATCCCTTATGTCGTGTTTCTCATCGTTTGGTCGTTCGCTGATGCGTCGTTGTTGTTGTTGGCGTCGGGGCTTTACTTTTTCTTTACCGTCTTTTTTTGGGGAACGCTTTATTACCATTTGCGCATCGGCACGTCGTGGTGGAATTTCACCCGCTTTTGGAAGCTGGTGCTGAAAAACAGCGATTCGACGAGCGGCAACGCCCAAGAGCAGCTGCCAAAATGTTTTCTTCTTTTGTCTGTATGGGAATACGCTTCGCAGCAGATCGATCAAGGAGCGGCTTTGGCGCCGCTGTGCGGGGCGCTTTGGCTGTTTGCCGCTGGGGTGTGGCTGTTTTCATGGATTTTGCATCGGAATTTGTTCGACTGGCAGCCGGAGATCATTCCGACTTATACGAACAATGTGCCGAGTCCAACCGTGCCGGTCAGTGACAAAGTGTATGTCATCGTGATTGATGGGATGCGCAAAGACCGGTTTGAAGCGGCCAACGCCCCGTTTTTAAAGCGGCTGCGCGCGCAAGGGACGGAATTTGCGCAAATGGAAACCGTCTATCCGGCGCGCACGGTCGTTTGCTTCACCTCGATGCTGACGGGGACGTATCCGTTTGAGCACGGCATCCGGTCCAATATGGTATGGAAGCTTGGGGCGAAAGTGGAGACGATTTTCGATTCGCTCCGCAAGGCAGGGAAAACGGGCCGCTTGCTTGGCATCGCTCATTTGGTCGATTCGTTCGGCGACGATGTCGAAACGGTGACGGCCGTCATGCCTAACGAACTAGCTGACCGCTATATTATCGAGCGGGCGAAACGCATTGTGGAAGAGCAGCACCCGGACTTGCTTGTCGTGCAATTGATCGCCACCGACCAGACCGGCCATAGCCGCGGTGTGCTGTATGACGAGTATATCGAAAAAATTGAAGAAGCCGATGCGTTGATCGCGGAGTTTGTCGGCTGGCTTGAGGAACGGGGCGAGCTCGAGCGCGCGACATTGATTGTCTGCGCCGACCATGGCCAAGCGGATGGCATCGGCGGCCACGGCCACCTCGATGAAGGGGAGAGGTATGTGCCGTTTTTTCTATACGGCCCGGCGATTGAGGCAGGAAAACGAGTCGATGAGAAAAAAAGCCTCGTTTCGCTGGCGCCGACGATCGCCTATTTGCTCGGCGCGCCGTATCCGAGCCATAGCCGTGGTCCGGTTTTGATCGAGGCGATGAGAAAGGAGGAGAGCGATGAAGAAGCAGCGCGTCATCGTCTTTTTGCCGGCGCACAATGA
- the fadR gene encoding Fatty acid metabolism regulator protein, producing MRREKPKFKQIIDAAVVVIAEHGYHQAQVSKIAKQAGVADGTIYLYFKNKEDILISLFQEKMGAFIEKIEQETEGISSPLEKLYVLVKTHFSALAADPHMAVVTQLELRQSNKELRHRINEVLKGYLRLIDRIIMEGMEKGEFRQDLDVRLTRQMIFGTLDETVTTWVMNEQKYDLAALADPVYELLVKGCAAGR from the coding sequence TTGCGCAGAGAAAAGCCGAAGTTCAAGCAAATTATTGACGCGGCCGTCGTCGTCATCGCCGAGCATGGCTACCATCAAGCGCAAGTGTCGAAAATCGCCAAGCAGGCCGGCGTCGCCGACGGCACGATCTATCTTTATTTTAAAAACAAAGAGGATATTTTAATTTCGCTTTTTCAGGAAAAGATGGGGGCGTTCATCGAGAAAATTGAACAAGAGACAGAAGGAATTTCAAGCCCCTTAGAGAAATTGTATGTGTTGGTGAAAACTCATTTTTCCGCCCTCGCTGCCGATCCGCATATGGCGGTCGTGACGCAGCTTGAGCTGCGCCAGTCGAACAAAGAGCTGCGCCATCGCATCAATGAGGTGCTGAAAGGATATTTGCGGCTCATCGACCGCATCATCATGGAGGGGATGGAAAAAGGGGAGTTTCGCCAAGATTTAGACGTCCGGCTCACTCGGCAAATGATCTTTGGCACCCTGGATGAAACGGTGACGACGTGGGTGATGAACGAGCAAAAGTATGACTTGGCCGCCCTCGCCGATCCGGTGTACGAACTGCTCGTCAAAGGGTGCGCCGCCGGACGTTAG